The Euphorbia lathyris chromosome 2, ddEupLath1.1, whole genome shotgun sequence genome includes a window with the following:
- the LOC136216765 gene encoding probable protein S-acyltransferase 14, with the protein MHRSGAAMAWNVFKFCTALRGLGSIMILLVLGVVGVTYYAVVLTNYGPALYDGGVDSVTGLAVLIPFHSLLVMLLWSYFSVVLTDPGGVPPNWRPAIDEERGEADPLNGSDFGALNDSSNLRVRYCRKCNQMKPPRCHHCSVCGRCVLKMDHHCVWVVNCVGALNYKYFLLFLFYTFLETSLVTLSLLPHFVAFFGDGEIPGTPGTLATTFLAFVLNLAFALSVMGFLIMHISLVSANTTTIEAYEKKITPKWRYDLGRRRNFEQVFGLDKRYWFIPAYSEEDLRRMPALQGLEYPSKPDLDSQEF; encoded by the exons ATGCATAGATCTGGAGCTGCTATGGCTTGGAatgtatttaaattttgtacGGCCTTGCGGGGTCTAGGCTCGATCATGATCCTATtagtgcttggggttgtgggtGTCACCTATTACGCCGTCGTTTTGACCAATTATGGCCCTGCGTTGTACGATGGTGGGGTTGATTCTGTCACTGGTTTGGCCGTCTTGATCCCATTTCATTCCTTG TTGGTGATGCTACTATGGAGTTACTTCTCTGTTGTTTTAACTGATCCGGGTGGTGTGCCTCCGAATTGGAGGCCTGCTATTGATGAGGAAAGAGGTGAAGCTGACCCATTGAATGGTTCAGATTTTGGTGCTTTGAACGATTCGTCAAATCTAAGAGTTCGGTATTGCCGGAAGTGCAACCAGATGAAACCACCTCGGTGCCATCATTGTTCTGTTT GCGGAAGATGTGTGCTAAAGATGGACCATCATTGCGTGTGGGTTGTAAATTGTGTTGGAgcattaaattataaatacttCCTACTGTTTTTG TTCTACACGTTTCTAGAGACAAGTCTTGTGACATTGTCATTGCTGCCTCACTTTGTTGCATTTTTCGGTGATGGAGAAATTCCAGGAACTCCTGGGACCCTTGCAACCACATTTCTTGCCTTCG TTTTGAATCTGGCATTTGCGTTGAGTGTTATGGGATTTCTGATCATGCACATATCATTGGTTTCTGCCAATACCACAACTATTGAG GCATATGAGAAGAAAATCACACCAAAATGGCGCTATGACCTTGGTCGAAGGAGAAATTTTGAGCAG GTATTCGGGCTAGATAAACGGTATTGGTTCATCCCAGCTTATTCAGAAGAAGATTTGCGACGAATGCCTGCACTTCAGGGTCTTGAATATCCATCGAAGCCCGACTTGGACTCCCAAGAGTTCTAG
- the LOC136216761 gene encoding uncharacterized protein: MHREGEGRNDIFSMGDPFGDFRSFGMTSSIFGGRDPFNYPFFTTPNRPFGSMFESNLFGHPTSATSETSHISEAKGVVIEELSSDDEGEKEKDIHRTSGKGPSVEHPDDDLDDLVDERSKNVNLRNDSNRVERTKPQTHNFSFQTCKVTYGGWDGAYYSSTRTRSAGTDGVIIEESKEADKTTGQATHRISRGIHDKGHSVTRKLNSDGKVDTMQTLHNLEEDELTGFEERWKGNMRGQRLGSRNQFDMHGGPGSSNSEHKGVASWGGWALPSVEQPRNTGATFSGKTRKVVRINIE; the protein is encoded by the exons ATGCACAGGGAGGGAGAAGGTAGAAATGATATTTTCAGTATGGGTGACCCTTTTGGTGATTTCCGTAGCTTTGGAATGACATCCAGCATATTTGGAGGGAGGGATCCATTTAATTACCCATTCTTTACTACTCCCAATCGTCCTTTTGGGAGTATGTTTGAGTCTAATTTGTTTGGACATCCGACTTCTGCTACTAGTGAGACATCACATATCAGTGAAGCAAAAGGAGTTGTTATAGAAGAGCTAAGTTCTGATGATGaaggagagaaagaaaaagatatacaCCGTACCTCTGGCAAAGGACCATCTGTTGAGCATCCTGATGATGATCTTGATG ATTTGGTTGATGAGAGAAGCAAGAATGTGAATCTTAGGAATGACTCTAACAGAGTAGAAAGGACTAAGCCACAGACTCACAATTTCAGTTTCCAGACTTGCAAAGTTACATATGGTGGTTGGGACGGTGCATATTACTCTTCTACAAGGACAAGAAGCGCAGGCACTGATGGA GTGATAATTGAGGAGAGCAAAGAAGCAGACAAAACAACGGGACAAGCAACACACAGGATATCTAGAGGAATTCATGATAAG GGCCATTCAGTAACAAGGAAGCTTAATTCAGATGGTAAGGTGGATACAATGCAAACATTGCACAATCTGGAAGAAG ATGAGCTTACTGGTTTTGAGGAAAGATGGAAGGGTAATATGAGAGGACAGCGGCTTGGCTCGAGAAATCAATTTGATATGCATGGTGGTCCAG GTTCTAGCAACAGTGAACACAAGGGAGTGGCCAGTTGGGGAGGTTGGGCGCTTCCATCGGTAGAGCAACCACGAAACACTGGAGCAACTTTTTCTGGAAAAACCAGAAAAGTTGTTAGGATCAACATAGAATAG